A genomic segment from Triticum dicoccoides isolate Atlit2015 ecotype Zavitan chromosome 1A, WEW_v2.0, whole genome shotgun sequence encodes:
- the LOC119270638 gene encoding lanC-like protein GCL2 produces the protein MGNGDEEKVEGLHHARQPPHGESSSSSPSSRHATKRRRAHGAAAAMADRFFPNDLPDFVAEAPDGGDPPAAGLRGLLSLPYPRLSDRLLRAALRLKDKVVQETWTRTGGQVTDYTLYTGALGTALLLFKSFQVTGDRRDLNLASDIVQACDAASLGLPFLTFICGRAGVCALGAVIAKHCNDQLMETNFLSSFDEIIITEKVPNELLYGRAGYLWACLFLNEHLSDKTIPAEHISSVAKDIIREGRKLSNKGSCPLMYEWHGKKYWGAAHGLAGIMHVLMHTELKLDEQDDVKNTLQYMISNRFPSGNYPSSEDSESDRLVHWCHGAPGVALTLAKAYQVFQDDHFKQSAAEAAEVVWNRGLLKRVGICHGISGNAYVFLSLYRLTGNVEYLYRAKAFACFLLENADRLIAEEAMHGGDRPFSLFEGKAGMAYLLLDMVNPSESRFPAYEL, from the exons ATGGGAAATGGCGACGAGGAGAAGGTGGAAGGCCTCCACCACGCTCGGCAGCCCCCGCACGgcgagtcttcctcctcctccccttcctcccGCCACGCCACGAAGCGCCGACGCGCGCACGGCGCGGCAGCAGCCATGGCCGACCGCTTCTTCCCCAACGACCTCCCCGACTTCGTCGCCGAGGCACCCGACGGCGGCGACCCTCCCGCCGCCGGGCTCCGCGGCCTGCTCTCTCTCCCTTACCCCAGGCTCTCCGACCGGCTCCTCCGCGCCGCGCTCCGGCTCAAAGACAAG GTCGTGCAAGAGACATGGACTAGGACGGGGGGGCAGGTGACGGACTACACGCTCTACACGGGCGCGCTCGGGACGGCGCTCCTGCTGTTCAAGTCCTTCCAGGTCACCGGCGACCGCCGTGATCTCAACCTCGCCAGCGACATCGTCCAAGCCTGCGATGCCGCGTCGCTTGGCCTACC GTTCTTGACTTTCATATGTGGGAGGGCCGGTGTCTGCGCTCTCGGAGCAGTGATCGCGAAGCATTGCAATGATCAGTTGATGGAGACCAACTTTCTGAGCTCGTTTGATGAG ATAATTATCACAGAGAAAGTTCCAAATGAGCTGCTGTATGGAAGGGCGGGCTATTTGTGGGCTTGTTTGTTCCTGAATGAGCATCTCAGTGACAAGACAATTCCTGCCGAACACATT AGTTCTGTAGCAAAGGACATAATTAGGGAGGGAAGGAAGCTGTCGAACAAGGGGAGCTGCCCGCTGATGTATGAGTGGCATGGGAAGAAGTACTGGGGTGCTGCCCATGGACTTGCTGGAATCATGCATGTTCTCATGCACACTGAATTGAAGCTGGATGAGCAGGATGACGTGAAGAATACTCTGCAGTACATGATCAGTAACCGGTTTCCAAGTGGAAACTACCCCTCGAGTGAAGACAGTGAATCCGATCGCCTGGTGCATTGGTGCCATGGTGCCCCTGGTGTTGCTCTTACACTCGCTAAGGCATATCAG GTCTTCCAAGATGATCACTTCAAGCAGTCCGCTGCAGAGGCTGCTGAAGTTGTCTGGAACCGTGGTCTTCTCAAGCGAGTTGGAATATGCCACGGTATAAGCGGGAATGCCTACGTATTCCTCTCACTTTATAGGCTAACTGGCAATGTTGAGTACCTCTACCGGGCTAAGGCTTTTGCTTGCTTTCTGCTTGAAAATGCTGATCGATTGATTGCTGAGGAGGCCATGCATGGTGGTGACCGTCCGTTTTCATTGTTTGAAGGAAAGGCTGGGATGGCATATCTCCTTTTAGACATGGTTAACCCCTCGGAATCAAGGTTCCCCGCCTACGAACTTTGA